One Alteromonas sp. KC3 DNA segment encodes these proteins:
- a CDS encoding TonB-dependent receptor: MAQETSDNDNIEVIQVSGIRGSVQESMGIKRDSAGVVDAISAEDIGKFPDTNLAESLQRITGISINRNNGEGSQVTARGFGPDFNMVTLNGRTMPGSALPGGGGTPNSRAFEFSDLASESIRAVEVYKTGRASIATGGIGATVNIKTARPFSAAESGLTASVGAKALHDTTNRVGDDVTPEMSGFINYLNDDRTFGFTFTGSFQQRDSAAQGAFVNQWRVNEFDGTVPQSPDPANPASGDPVVLNNAPALGQLFAIPSDLRYYMADRERERTNAQLTFQYAPSEKVTATLDYTYSRQDLYEARAEQSIWMDDRYFAELTFDDETVKTPVLISQERRDLLPRDLGLALQELNQVNENKSIGLNVEYFVNDDLTLVFDVHNSTAEGRPDAPYGTWTNLGLGANVVRGQGVDFTGEFPIMFVDFDDVARDNLNGNGVLDQDDVGTSILDMNFSSQDTEITQARIDGSYAMDTGSINFGIESRSMESTSLQSLTRHTMGNWGIENPGELPAGSLTPLDLASEFSDFNTEGMFSQGFTGSVAQIGAFAAQEYGFDFLANNPFATNRTIEEDITAVYFELDLSGELNGMEYNLLTGVRYENTDVTSIANISLPSGIAWEGNNDFNVRFGSDMEDVAVEASYDHVLPALDFDIEVVENVIARFSYSKTIARPTYNNLSAAASVSPQSGPTLLSDSITATASSGNPSLIPLESDNVDLSLEYYFDETSYVSVGFYDKRVKNFIGNEQVEESVFGLRDVTAGPRAQQARAELEARGIPVNDTSLFNMVAAIENGIDYNSLTDEQFEQQFDVLPNSDDPLITFINSKPVNNKAANIYGFELAAQHFFGDSGFGVLANYTTVTGDIGFDNDANPSITQFALVGLSDTANLIFMYEKDALQARVAYNWRDKFLDTTSQYINEPGYTESYSQIDFSVSYDVNEDLTVSLEGINVTEENIRRHGRTSAMLWQIDELGARYALGVRYKF, translated from the coding sequence ATGGCACAAGAAACGTCGGACAACGATAATATTGAAGTTATACAAGTATCGGGAATTCGAGGTAGTGTCCAAGAGTCAATGGGAATTAAGCGTGACTCTGCAGGGGTCGTAGATGCCATATCTGCTGAAGATATTGGTAAATTCCCGGACACCAATTTAGCGGAATCACTCCAGCGTATTACAGGTATTTCAATTAACCGTAATAATGGTGAAGGTAGCCAAGTAACAGCACGTGGCTTTGGACCAGACTTCAATATGGTCACATTAAATGGCAGGACAATGCCAGGTTCTGCGTTGCCTGGCGGTGGTGGCACTCCAAATTCTCGAGCGTTTGAGTTTTCAGATCTTGCGTCAGAGAGTATCAGAGCGGTAGAAGTGTATAAAACTGGCCGAGCAAGTATTGCAACCGGTGGTATTGGTGCAACGGTTAATATTAAAACGGCGCGTCCTTTTAGCGCAGCTGAATCAGGTTTAACTGCCAGTGTAGGTGCCAAAGCACTGCATGATACTACTAATCGTGTAGGCGATGATGTAACGCCTGAAATGTCAGGCTTTATTAACTACTTAAATGACGATCGAACCTTTGGTTTCACCTTCACCGGTTCTTTCCAGCAGCGTGATAGTGCTGCACAAGGTGCTTTCGTAAACCAATGGCGCGTTAATGAATTCGATGGCACTGTGCCGCAATCACCAGACCCTGCTAATCCAGCAAGCGGCGACCCTGTAGTTTTAAACAACGCTCCGGCATTAGGGCAGCTTTTTGCTATTCCCTCAGACCTTCGTTATTACATGGCTGACAGAGAGCGTGAAAGAACCAACGCACAACTTACTTTCCAGTACGCTCCATCAGAAAAAGTGACTGCTACCCTAGATTATACGTACTCACGCCAAGACTTGTATGAGGCGCGAGCTGAACAGTCTATTTGGATGGATGATCGTTACTTTGCAGAGTTAACTTTTGATGATGAGACAGTAAAAACACCTGTGTTGATCTCGCAGGAGCGCCGCGATTTACTTCCGCGCGACTTAGGCTTAGCCCTTCAAGAACTAAATCAAGTGAATGAGAATAAGTCTATCGGTTTGAACGTCGAATACTTTGTTAATGATGATTTAACACTTGTCTTTGATGTGCACAATTCAACGGCAGAGGGTCGTCCAGACGCGCCTTACGGTACTTGGACTAACTTGGGGCTAGGTGCCAACGTAGTAAGAGGTCAAGGTGTAGACTTTACGGGTGAATTCCCCATTATGTTCGTTGATTTTGACGATGTAGCACGCGACAACCTAAATGGTAACGGCGTTCTCGATCAAGATGATGTAGGCACCTCTATTCTTGATATGAATTTCTCATCTCAAGATACCGAAATAACACAGGCGCGAATTGACGGTAGCTATGCAATGGATACGGGCAGCATCAATTTTGGTATTGAATCTCGCTCTATGGAAAGTACCTCATTACAATCACTTACGCGTCATACTATGGGTAACTGGGGTATTGAAAACCCAGGCGAGTTGCCTGCAGGCTCTCTAACGCCACTTGACCTTGCCAGTGAATTTAGTGACTTCAATACTGAGGGTATGTTTTCTCAGGGCTTTACAGGTAGCGTTGCTCAGATTGGCGCGTTCGCCGCGCAAGAGTATGGCTTTGACTTTTTAGCCAACAACCCATTTGCAACAAACCGGACCATTGAAGAAGATATTACTGCGGTGTACTTCGAACTCGATTTATCCGGTGAGCTCAATGGCATGGAGTATAACCTACTCACTGGCGTTCGATATGAGAATACCGACGTGACCTCTATTGCCAACATTAGCTTACCAAGCGGCATTGCGTGGGAAGGTAATAATGACTTTAACGTGCGTTTTGGTAGCGATATGGAAGATGTGGCTGTAGAAGCCAGTTACGATCACGTGTTGCCAGCACTCGACTTTGATATTGAAGTGGTGGAAAACGTTATTGCCCGCTTCTCGTATAGCAAAACTATTGCCCGACCGACCTACAATAACTTAAGCGCTGCTGCATCAGTATCGCCACAAAGTGGACCTACGCTACTAAGCGATAGTATTACTGCAACGGCTAGTTCGGGTAACCCGTCACTGATACCACTTGAATCTGATAACGTAGACTTATCACTAGAATACTATTTCGACGAAACGAGCTATGTGTCAGTAGGCTTCTATGATAAGCGGGTTAAAAACTTTATCGGTAACGAGCAAGTAGAAGAGAGCGTATTTGGTCTTCGCGATGTCACTGCTGGTCCTAGAGCACAACAAGCTCGCGCTGAGCTAGAGGCGCGTGGGATCCCAGTGAATGATACGTCGCTATTTAACATGGTTGCGGCTATTGAGAACGGCATCGATTACAACTCGCTTACCGATGAACAATTCGAACAACAGTTTGATGTGTTACCGAATAGTGATGATCCACTGATTACCTTTATCAATTCAAAGCCTGTTAATAACAAAGCGGCGAATATCTACGGTTTCGAACTTGCGGCACAGCACTTCTTTGGTGACAGCGGATTCGGTGTACTTGCAAACTACACCACGGTAACGGGGGATATCGGCTTTGATAATGATGCAAACCCATCAATCACTCAGTTTGCTCTTGTTGGGCTAAGCGATACGGCTAACTTAATCTTCATGTACGAAAAAGACGCGCTGCAAGCACGTGTTGCGTACAACTGGCGAGATAAATTCTTGGATACTACCTCTCAGTATATTAACGAGCCGGGTTACACCGAGTCTTATTCACAAATAGACTTTAGTGTGTCTTATGACGTGAATGAAGACCTTACTGTATCGCTTGAAGGTATTAATGTCACTGAAGAGAACATTCGCAGGCATGGAAGAACAAGCGCAATGCTATGGCAAATCGACGAGCTAGGTGCTCGATATGCCCTTGGAGTACGCTACAAGTTTTAA
- a CDS encoding GH1 family beta-glucosidase, which yields MNSITLPANSPLLSKDFIFGSATSSFQIEGDIENRLECIWDTFCERPGAIADNSNGAIACDHINRWEEDLDILVDLGVDAYRLSISWPRVIDEEGELIEKGVKFYSTLIDALNAKGIKPFVTLYHWDLPQYLEDKGGWLFRQTAYAFENYVDKITTVLGTRVYSYATFNEPFCSAYLGYEIGVHAPGRVGRANGRTAAHHILLAHGLGMKVLRRNVPNCQAGIVLNFTPCYPNTDSDADKHATRVADEYINQWYMQPVMEGAYPDVLHSLPIQDRPPIEEGDMALICQPIDFIGINFYTRLHYSAPKDKDTLFFEHSHRGPLTDIGWEIYPQALHDLLTSLHKRYVLPPVFITENGAAMKDVIEQGVVNDTDRISYYHHHLNMVDKAMKEGVEVSGYFAWSLLDNFEWAEGYEKRFGLVHVDFNTQKRTLKQSALAYKKLIASRNK from the coding sequence ATGAACAGCATCACGCTTCCCGCTAACAGTCCGCTATTAAGTAAAGATTTTATATTCGGATCAGCAACCTCGAGTTTCCAAATAGAGGGCGATATTGAAAATCGTTTGGAATGTATCTGGGACACATTTTGTGAGCGCCCCGGAGCAATAGCTGATAATTCAAATGGTGCTATTGCTTGCGATCATATAAATCGCTGGGAAGAAGACCTCGACATACTAGTCGACTTGGGCGTGGACGCGTACCGGTTGTCAATCTCGTGGCCCAGAGTCATTGACGAGGAAGGCGAATTAATTGAAAAGGGTGTGAAGTTCTACTCGACACTTATTGATGCGTTAAACGCGAAGGGAATTAAACCCTTTGTCACACTATATCATTGGGATCTTCCTCAATATTTGGAAGATAAGGGCGGGTGGTTGTTCAGACAAACAGCGTATGCGTTTGAAAACTACGTCGATAAGATTACCACTGTACTGGGCACAAGGGTGTATTCATACGCCACTTTCAATGAACCATTTTGTAGCGCCTATCTAGGGTATGAAATAGGAGTACATGCACCAGGAAGAGTGGGCCGCGCAAATGGACGCACAGCAGCACACCACATTTTGCTTGCACACGGTTTAGGAATGAAAGTACTGCGCCGCAATGTACCTAATTGCCAAGCCGGTATTGTACTAAATTTTACACCTTGTTATCCAAATACCGATAGCGATGCGGATAAGCACGCGACCCGTGTCGCCGATGAATACATTAATCAATGGTACATGCAGCCTGTTATGGAAGGTGCTTATCCTGATGTTCTTCACTCACTCCCTATACAAGATAGACCACCCATTGAAGAAGGCGACATGGCGCTTATTTGTCAGCCCATCGACTTTATTGGTATTAATTTCTACACGCGTTTGCATTATTCCGCCCCAAAAGACAAAGACACATTATTTTTTGAGCATAGTCACCGGGGGCCTTTAACGGACATTGGTTGGGAAATATATCCTCAAGCGCTTCATGATCTATTGACATCGCTTCACAAGAGATATGTGTTGCCGCCTGTCTTTATCACCGAAAATGGTGCTGCAATGAAGGATGTGATAGAACAAGGTGTTGTGAATGACACCGACCGAATTTCCTATTACCACCATCATCTAAACATGGTCGACAAAGCCATGAAAGAAGGTGTTGAAGTAAGTGGTTACTTTGCATGGAGCCTTTTAGATAACTTCGAATGGGCAGAAGGTTATGA